Proteins from a genomic interval of Rosa chinensis cultivar Old Blush chromosome 2, RchiOBHm-V2, whole genome shotgun sequence:
- the LOC112186297 gene encoding arogenate dehydrogenase 2, chloroplastic has product MLSFSFTQTKPSLLPPNLYPSSHSFSHSLLPPLKPDKNRTHLHLQSLTIQAIDAAQPFDYESQLKTHYQKSNALKIGIIGFGNYGQFLARSFVQQGHTVLAHSRSDYSKLAQEVGVSFFTDPNDLCEQHPEVVLLCTSIMSSEKVIKTFPFQRLLRNTLFVDVLSVKEFPRDLFLNYLPAEFDILCTHPMFGPQSGKDSWVGLPFVYDKVRIGDCGFRLNRCEKFLDIFAREGCRMVEMSCAEHDRDAAGSQFVTHTMGRVLEKFRLESSPINTKGYETLLNLVENTAGDSFELYYGLFMYNKNAMEQLERLDMAFEDLKKELFGNLHEVCRRQLFGSAERVEALREEEDAEPQELLSTGSQIGSNEDRRNGALKKVTKMVMLL; this is encoded by the coding sequence ATGCTCTCATTCTCTTTCACTCAAACCAAACCTTCACTCCTCCCTCCAAATCTCTACCCATCTTCTCACTCATTCTCTCACTCTCTTCTCCCACCTCTAAAACCCGACAAAAACCGGACCCATCTTCATCTCCAAAGCCTAACAATCCAAGCCATCGATGCTGCACAGCCCTTTGACTACGAGTCTCAACTCAAAACCCACTACCAAAAATCCAATGCTCTCAAAATTGGCATTATTGGCTTCGGCAACTACGGCCAGTTCTTGGCCAGGTCCTTCGTCCAACAAGGTCACACTGTCCTCGCCCATTCTCGCTCTGACTACTCCAAACTCGCCCAAGAAGTCGGCGTTTCGTTCTTTACCGACCCCAATGACCTCTGTGAGCAACACCCAGAAGTGGTTCTCTTATGTACTTCGATTATGTCCAGTGAAAAGGTAATCAAAACCTTCCCATTTCAGAGACTTCTTCGAAATACCTTATTTGTTGATGTTCTTTCAGTCAAGGAGTTCCCAAGAGACTTGTTCCTCAATTACTTGCCTGCTGAGTTTGACATTCTTTGCACACACCCAATGTTTGGTCCACAGAGTGGTAAGGACTCGTGGGTTGGTCTTCCTTTTGTGTATGACAAGGTTAGGATTGGGGATTGTGGTTTTAGGCTCAATAGGTGTGAGAAGTTTTTGGACATTTTCGCAAGGGAAGGGTGTAGAATGGTGGAAATGTCGTGTGCCGAGCACGATAGGGATGCTGCAGGGTCACAATTTGTCACACACACAATGGGGAGAGTGTTGGAGAAATTCAGATTGGAGTCCTCGCCGATTAATACTAAAGGGTATGAGACTTTGTTGAACTTGGTGGAGAATACGGCTGGGGATAGCTTTGAGTTGTACTATGGGTTGTTTATGTATAACAAGAATGCAATGGAGCAGCTGGAGAGGCTGGACATGGCATTCGAGGATCTTAAGAAAGAGTTGTTTGGGAATTTGCATGAGGTTTGTAGGAGACAGTTGTTTGGGAGTGCTGAACGGGTCGAAGCcttaagagaagaagaggatgcaGAACCGCAGGAGTTGCTTTCGACTGGTAGTCAAATCGGAAGCAATGAGGATCGTCGGAATGGTGCGCTAAAAAAGGTTACGAAAATGGTCATGCTTCTCTGA
- the LOC112186295 gene encoding pyrophosphate-energized vacuolar membrane proton pump isoform X2 gives MVVFAVLIFLFLGSVKGFSTESQPCTYDVTNTCKPALATAVFSTVAFLLGGITSLLSGFLGMKIATYANARTTLEARKGVGKAFIVAFRSGAVMGFLLAANGLLVLYITINLFQLYYGDDWEGLFEAITGYGLGGSAMALFGRVGGGIYTKAADVGADLVGKIERNIPEDDPRNPAVIADNVGDNVGDIAGMGSDLFGSYAESSCAALVVASISSFGINHEFTAMLYPLLVSSMGILVCLITTLFATDFFEIKAVKDIEPALKKQLIISTVLMTIGIAIVSWVALPSSFTIYNFGVQKVVKNWQLFLCVSVGLWAGLIIGFVTEYYTSNAYSPVQDVADSCRTGAATNVIFGLALGYKSVIIPIFAIAVSIFVSFSFAAMYGIAVAALGMLSTIATGLAIDAYGPISDNAGGIAEMAGMSHRIRERTDALDAAGNTTAAIGKGFAIGSAALVSLALFGAFVSRAAISTVDVLTPKVFIGLIVGAMLPYWFSAMTMKSVGSAALKMVEEVRRQFNTIPGLMEGLAKPDYATCVKISTDASIKEMIPPGALVILTPLIVGTLFGVETLSGVLAGSLVSGVQVAISASNTGGAWDNAKKYIEAGASEHARTLGPKGSDPHKAAVIGDTIGDPLKDTSGPSLNILIKLMAVESLVFAPFFATHGGLLFKIF, from the exons ATGGTTGTTTTTGCGGTCttgatcttcctcttcctcgggTCGGTGAAGGGCTTCAGCACAGAGAGCCAGCCGTGCACTTATGATGTGACAAACACCTGCAAGCCAGCACTTGCTACTGCAGTCTTCAGCACTGTTGCTTTCTTACTTGGTGGTATCACCTCACTCCTCTCTGGTTTTCTTGGGATGAAAATCGCCACTTATGCCAATGCCAGGACAACATTGGAAGCAAGAAAAGGTGTGGGGAAGGCCTTTATCGTGGCCTTTAGGTCTGGTGCAGTCATGGGTTTTCTCCTTGCAGCCAATGGTCTTTTGGTCCTTTACATTACCATCAATCTCTTTCAGCTGTACTATGGTGATGACTGGGAAGGCCTTTTTGAGGCAATTACTGGCTATGGTCTTGGTGGATCAGCAATGGCTCTTTTTGGGAGAGTAGGTGGTGGTATCTATACCAAGGCTGCTGATGTTGGTGCCGACCTTGTTGGTAAAATTGAAAGAAACATTCCTGAAGATGATCCAAGAAACCCAGCT GTGATTGCTGACAATGTTGGTGATAATGTCGGGGATATTGCTGGTATGGGATCCGATCTTTTTGGCTCATATGCTGAATCATCTTGTGCTGCTCTAGTTGTTGCTTCCATTTCCTCATTTGGAATCAACCATGAGTTCACCGCTATGCTGTATCCCCTCCTTGTCAGTTCTATGGGCATTCTTGTTTGTTTAATCACAACCTTGTTTGCCACTGATTTCTTTGAGATCAAGGCGGTCAAGGACATTGAACCAGCTTTGAAAAAGCAGCTTATCATCTCCACTGTTCTTATGACTATTGGAATTGCAATTGTAAGCTGGGTTGCTCTGCCATCATCCTTCACAATTTACAATTTTGGAGTTCAGAAAGTTGTAAAGAACTG GCAATTGTTCTTGTGTGTATCTGTTGGTCTTTGGGCAGGACTTATCATTGGGTTCGTCACTGAGTATTATACTAGCAATGCATACAG CCCCGTGCAGGATGTTGCTGATTCCTGTAGGACTGGTGCTGCCACCAATGTTATCTTTGGACTTGCTCTGGGATACAAATCAGTCATCATTCCAATTTTTGCCATTGCAGTCAGCATTTTTGTTAGTTTTAGTTTCGCTGCTATGTATGGCATTGCAGTGGCTGCTCTTGGGATGCTGAGCACCATTGCTACAGGGTTGGCAATTGATGCCTACGGGCCCATCAGTGACAATGCCGGAGGTATTGCTGAAATGGCTGGCATGAGCCATAGAATCCGTGAGAGAACTGATGCTCTTGATGCTGCTGGGAATACCACTGCTGCAATTGGAAag GGATTTGCTATTGGATCTGCTGCTTTGGTGTCTTTGGCACTATTTGGTGCCTTTGTCAGTCGTGCAGCAATTTCAACAGTTGATGTCCTAACCCCAAAGGTCTTTATCGGATTGATTGTGGGTGCAATGCTTCCTTACTGGTTCTCTGCCATGACCATGAAGAGTGTGGGAAGTGCAGCTCTGAAAATGGTTGAGGAAGTTCGCAGGCAGTTCAATACCATCCCAggactcatggagggtcttgcCAAGCCCGACTATGCTACCTGTGTCAAGATCTCCACTGATGCATCCATCAAGGAGATGATTCCACCTGGTGCCCTTGTCATCCTTACACCTCTCATTGTCGGAACATTGTTTGGTGTGGAGACCCTCTCTGGTGTCCTGGCTGGTTCCCTTGTTTCTGGTGTCCAG GTAGCAATATCTGCCTCCAACACTGGTGGTGCATGGGACAATGCCAAGAAGTACATTGAG GCTGGTGCTTCGGAGCATGCAAGGACTCTTGGCCCAAAGGGGTCCGACCCACACAAGGCTGCAGTGATCGGTGACACCATTGGTGACCCACTGAAGGACACTTCAGGCCCATCACTCAACATCCTCATTAAGCTCATGGCTGTGGAGTCCCTTGTGTTTGCTCCCTTCTTTGCCACTCACGGTGGCCTGCTCTTCAAGATCTTCTAA
- the LOC112186295 gene encoding pyrophosphate-energized vacuolar membrane proton pump isoform X1, with translation MAVLLSYLATEIVIPVCAVVGILFSLAQWYLVSRVRVTPDRNAPAAGTNTKKNGFNDYLIEEEEGVNDQTVVAKCAEIQNAISEGATSFLFTEYQYVGVFMVVFAVLIFLFLGSVKGFSTESQPCTYDVTNTCKPALATAVFSTVAFLLGGITSLLSGFLGMKIATYANARTTLEARKGVGKAFIVAFRSGAVMGFLLAANGLLVLYITINLFQLYYGDDWEGLFEAITGYGLGGSAMALFGRVGGGIYTKAADVGADLVGKIERNIPEDDPRNPAVIADNVGDNVGDIAGMGSDLFGSYAESSCAALVVASISSFGINHEFTAMLYPLLVSSMGILVCLITTLFATDFFEIKAVKDIEPALKKQLIISTVLMTIGIAIVSWVALPSSFTIYNFGVQKVVKNWQLFLCVSVGLWAGLIIGFVTEYYTSNAYSPVQDVADSCRTGAATNVIFGLALGYKSVIIPIFAIAVSIFVSFSFAAMYGIAVAALGMLSTIATGLAIDAYGPISDNAGGIAEMAGMSHRIRERTDALDAAGNTTAAIGKGFAIGSAALVSLALFGAFVSRAAISTVDVLTPKVFIGLIVGAMLPYWFSAMTMKSVGSAALKMVEEVRRQFNTIPGLMEGLAKPDYATCVKISTDASIKEMIPPGALVILTPLIVGTLFGVETLSGVLAGSLVSGVQVAISASNTGGAWDNAKKYIEAGASEHARTLGPKGSDPHKAAVIGDTIGDPLKDTSGPSLNILIKLMAVESLVFAPFFATHGGLLFKIF, from the exons ATGGCGGTGCTGCTCTCGTACCTTGCCACGGAGATTGTGATCCCGGTGTGCGCCGTGGTCGGGATCTTGTTCTCGCTCGCGCAGTGGTACTTGGTGTCGCGCGTGAGGGTCACGCCCGACCGCAACGCGCCGGCGGCGGGAACCAACACCAAGAAGAACGGCTTCAACGACTACCTCATTGAGGAGGAGGAAGGCGTCAACGACCAAACCGTTGTCGCTAAGTGCGCTGAGATTCAGAATGCTATCTCCGAAG GTGCAACATCCTTCCTTTTCACCGAATATCAGTATGTCGGGGTCTTCATGGTTGTTTTTGCGGTCttgatcttcctcttcctcgggTCGGTGAAGGGCTTCAGCACAGAGAGCCAGCCGTGCACTTATGATGTGACAAACACCTGCAAGCCAGCACTTGCTACTGCAGTCTTCAGCACTGTTGCTTTCTTACTTGGTGGTATCACCTCACTCCTCTCTGGTTTTCTTGGGATGAAAATCGCCACTTATGCCAATGCCAGGACAACATTGGAAGCAAGAAAAGGTGTGGGGAAGGCCTTTATCGTGGCCTTTAGGTCTGGTGCAGTCATGGGTTTTCTCCTTGCAGCCAATGGTCTTTTGGTCCTTTACATTACCATCAATCTCTTTCAGCTGTACTATGGTGATGACTGGGAAGGCCTTTTTGAGGCAATTACTGGCTATGGTCTTGGTGGATCAGCAATGGCTCTTTTTGGGAGAGTAGGTGGTGGTATCTATACCAAGGCTGCTGATGTTGGTGCCGACCTTGTTGGTAAAATTGAAAGAAACATTCCTGAAGATGATCCAAGAAACCCAGCT GTGATTGCTGACAATGTTGGTGATAATGTCGGGGATATTGCTGGTATGGGATCCGATCTTTTTGGCTCATATGCTGAATCATCTTGTGCTGCTCTAGTTGTTGCTTCCATTTCCTCATTTGGAATCAACCATGAGTTCACCGCTATGCTGTATCCCCTCCTTGTCAGTTCTATGGGCATTCTTGTTTGTTTAATCACAACCTTGTTTGCCACTGATTTCTTTGAGATCAAGGCGGTCAAGGACATTGAACCAGCTTTGAAAAAGCAGCTTATCATCTCCACTGTTCTTATGACTATTGGAATTGCAATTGTAAGCTGGGTTGCTCTGCCATCATCCTTCACAATTTACAATTTTGGAGTTCAGAAAGTTGTAAAGAACTG GCAATTGTTCTTGTGTGTATCTGTTGGTCTTTGGGCAGGACTTATCATTGGGTTCGTCACTGAGTATTATACTAGCAATGCATACAG CCCCGTGCAGGATGTTGCTGATTCCTGTAGGACTGGTGCTGCCACCAATGTTATCTTTGGACTTGCTCTGGGATACAAATCAGTCATCATTCCAATTTTTGCCATTGCAGTCAGCATTTTTGTTAGTTTTAGTTTCGCTGCTATGTATGGCATTGCAGTGGCTGCTCTTGGGATGCTGAGCACCATTGCTACAGGGTTGGCAATTGATGCCTACGGGCCCATCAGTGACAATGCCGGAGGTATTGCTGAAATGGCTGGCATGAGCCATAGAATCCGTGAGAGAACTGATGCTCTTGATGCTGCTGGGAATACCACTGCTGCAATTGGAAag GGATTTGCTATTGGATCTGCTGCTTTGGTGTCTTTGGCACTATTTGGTGCCTTTGTCAGTCGTGCAGCAATTTCAACAGTTGATGTCCTAACCCCAAAGGTCTTTATCGGATTGATTGTGGGTGCAATGCTTCCTTACTGGTTCTCTGCCATGACCATGAAGAGTGTGGGAAGTGCAGCTCTGAAAATGGTTGAGGAAGTTCGCAGGCAGTTCAATACCATCCCAggactcatggagggtcttgcCAAGCCCGACTATGCTACCTGTGTCAAGATCTCCACTGATGCATCCATCAAGGAGATGATTCCACCTGGTGCCCTTGTCATCCTTACACCTCTCATTGTCGGAACATTGTTTGGTGTGGAGACCCTCTCTGGTGTCCTGGCTGGTTCCCTTGTTTCTGGTGTCCAG GTAGCAATATCTGCCTCCAACACTGGTGGTGCATGGGACAATGCCAAGAAGTACATTGAG GCTGGTGCTTCGGAGCATGCAAGGACTCTTGGCCCAAAGGGGTCCGACCCACACAAGGCTGCAGTGATCGGTGACACCATTGGTGACCCACTGAAGGACACTTCAGGCCCATCACTCAACATCCTCATTAAGCTCATGGCTGTGGAGTCCCTTGTGTTTGCTCCCTTCTTTGCCACTCACGGTGGCCTGCTCTTCAAGATCTTCTAA